The following coding sequences are from one Terriglobia bacterium window:
- a CDS encoding NHLP bacteriocin system secretion protein gives DSVGKYLTAGMPVRVSPSTVDQNRYGSIRAVISSVSDYPVTLEAAVNSIGNQEVASNLTKGGYQIEATVKLLRDSSSPSGFTWTSRRGPAVEITSGTTAAVWVTYEERAPISFILPKIREWSGLSFSTKSIP, from the coding sequence GACAGCGTCGGAAAATATCTGACTGCGGGCATGCCGGTCCGGGTCTCACCGTCTACAGTCGATCAGAACCGGTACGGCAGTATTCGCGCGGTAATCTCCTCCGTTTCGGACTACCCGGTGACTCTGGAGGCAGCTGTAAACTCCATTGGCAACCAGGAAGTCGCTTCCAATCTCACCAAGGGGGGCTATCAGATCGAAGCGACGGTGAAATTGCTGCGCGATAGTTCGAGTCCTTCCGGCTTCACCTGGACATCTCGAAGGGGACCGGCGGTGGAAATCACTTCCGGCACGACAGCCGCCGTCTGGGTGACCTATGAAGAGCGTGCGCCAATCTCGTTTATCCTGCCCAAGATACGGGAATGGAGCGGATTGTCGTTCTCCACGAAGAGTATTCCATAA